The genomic segment ATATACGATACATAATAACTGATGTTATTAGTAAATTGCATGGTTTCAAGATCCGGGGAAAAAGGTTTGGCAATCAAGAAAGACAACAACTATAGCTTATCTCACTAAGTAATGTGGGTAACATAACACCATTCGTCTAGGTTAGAGACCAAATCTtcacaaatattatttatcatgaGATCCCTCATAACAACCTCCTCCAATTTTCAATAGAACCGTGGTATCAAGGAGAACTGAAGATAATTTCAAATAGGGCAACAACTTTTCATTgcatcaaaatatattaaactgaGGAGCTTAagaataaggaaaaaaatataaaagatctGGAACTAGTTGATTTGTGAAACTAATTTCATAATTGCTATATTGCATTCTTCACCTGTAAATAACAAATGAATTGTTATTTAGGAACAGCTCAACCAGAGAAATAGACAGTTGCCATTGCAGCCATTGCAGAGGATCAAAATTTCTCTCAATGTAAAAAACTTAACCAGAAAAGTTGACACACTAGAATCACCAAGAGAGAAGCATAAAAATTGAAAGTCCTTTGCACTAATTTATCAAGCATGAAATAGAACAGAAAAACCAACAGCGGATTCCTTATATCTAAACAGAGAATCTCAAACTAGGGAGCAAATTGGGACTAAACGAATACATACCTATGACCctaagagaaaacaaaatcagaaaaatacgcgcaaatcattttttaaaattttcttcactatgttgttttttctgtttttaatttttcagcAGTGAACTAGCATGCACACTATAAACAAACCGCAGTAGGAAATTGTTAATTCTACAGCATTTCTAGTACTAACTACATTtccaaaattgaagaaaaattatgaaatagaagagagaagaaagtgAACTAACTTGAAGAAATTTGGAGTCTTGGTCGAGACGCTTCAATTCAGCAAGAATCCGGTGTCTGCCTCTCTTATCAATTCCTCCTGCACCCGCAGCTGAAACAGGAACGGTTTCTTCATCCGCGGACGACGCCGTTTCAGACGCCATAAGAAAGCGTCGGCTACCACATTCAGCAAAACACCCCACCTTGCTTGCAACCTCGGCTGTGCTTAATATGACACAGATCTGAAACACTAagcaataataacaatattaacaGTAACAATTATTCACATTATTGTTATTACAGAGAAAAAGGAACTCTTAACTCTTAAGGGCTTATGCTGCTTTTCTCTAATCCTATTCCTCACTAAAGCCCTTTCTCTTTCTACATGTGCACCGCGCTCTCTTCAAAATCCAAATTATATACCCATCAAAAAGCGAgcctttttttctctctcttcctgtCATTTTCATGCCCTTAAACTCTGCTTAAGTGATAACCATTAGCAAGACACTGTTGCAATCAAAGAtgctctctttcttttttttttcttcacaacTTGGATAATAATGATTAAGAACAAGTTCATCCTTCTATTTATTCTTTATtccctttttttaattattagtttctTAATTCTGCAACTGTTCAGAGTTCAGACTGTGatgctttaattttattttgttttctctgttCAAAAAACTACCCTCTCTATCCCTACGCATAAAGGTACAATTTTTTTGTCTTCTATGGTTATAAAGAGAAGTCCAAACAAAACTTTGGAGGCTTGGTGTGGGTTCTGATGGAGAATGGGTCAATGGTTTCACAACATACTTGGTCCACTTCAAATTCCTTCAGCTTCTGTTGCTGAGAAACTGTGCGCTGCAATGGAAATAAAGGTTGCAGCATCTTGCTTCATCTTTGGAGTTTCGTGAACAAGAGTTACTTCTTCAATCTGCTATGTTATTTAGAATGCCTGTGTGGGAAATTCAGGAGGATGCTTTGGTTGGACCAGGAACTGAAGATTATGTATTGCGAGTCTCGTAATGTGTGTTTGGTTATAGTGACAGAGAAAATCACTTTTTTATGGGAAATTTTTTAAGATAGAGAGAGTTGTGGTGTTTTTAAAATCACAACACCACGCatgaacatattttaaaaaatatttcactaTAAGAAATATTTAGAAGATGGGAGACCCGAAATTTCAAAATCAGTTTTTATCGAATTTTGAAACTGTTGCAATTCAGTGCCGTATATTTTTACAAGTcctttgtaattatatttttttgttttcagattatctttattattttatttttagagtaAGTAGATTGTTTGCAGAGTTAATTTAATTCTTAGTCGGTTAAACCCCTCGAAAGTCTTTACGTGGGAttctttttagttaaaattggTCTTATAGGTTTCGTCAATTTGGttcttaatattaaaaaattgattcaattagtgttctgccgttaaattgatttaacgaggttaagttttttatgacCTGACACGTTTATGTGGTAAGTTTTTTATACGTGGCACGTTCAAGCAAATTACATAGaatgtgaaataaaaaaataaagtttctgATGATTGAAACCCAAATTAGGGTTTATCTTCAACCtcccttcatcatcttcaacctcccTTCACCATCTTCAACTTTAGCGATTGATGCTCAGGGTTCATCACCAAATTAGGGTTTATGAATTTATCAGTAATTAGGGTTCATCGTTTCAGTGGTGCTTTGTGCGAATTGGGGCTGGCGCTTTGGTTCGATAGTGTTCGCGATTTAGGATGGCTACTGTTTTTAGGATTTTCTGTTTGTAGGTTTGGTGGCTCTACGGAAGCTGGGTTCAAGGAAGACGAAGACACGAGGGGTTTTGCAGTGTTCACGCATGGAAGTCGCGAGATTGGCGTTCTCTtggttttctctctctttttttggGTTCTCCTCTTCTTTGCAAGTGTGAGGCGATTGATGAAGGAGGAGAAGATGAACCGAGGTTTCGTGATTCTGGGTTTTGTTGCAGTTGAAGGTGGAGCGATTGCAACGATGTGGTTGATTATGAAGTTCTCGCACTTGGTTTCTGAGTGTGTTTCCAGGTCACGATGCTGCAAGGGATGCGCTGCTTGCGCGATGACAGAGACGAACTCACGTTGGTGATGGTGGCGGTTGATGGGCTTCTACTATGCAAAAGATTACAAAAACTCGAAGTTCTCTGGTTCAATTGATGCTTTCAAAAAAATGGTATAACTAGCAAATTCTGGGTTCTCATTATTTGActtcataataattattgtcTAATTTCATTGATATATCATGCAGGAAATGATTTCTGTAGAAGATTGGCCATGAAGGGTGTAACTAAACTGCAAACTTTTGGATcagttttcaatattttaatacatgtttTTAGGAGTAAGGAGATCCCACAAAATTTGATTTACTCATTCCttttgttcattttcttttccagtTTAATATTGGGGTTGTTATAATATGAATTTCCTTATTTCCATGTGGTTACTAAgagggaaattagggtttctgttgttggggaagatgacGCTGACGTGGCAAGAGTGATGTGGCAAAAACTAGCCACGTCAACGTGTCAGgtcataaaaaacttaacctCGTTAAGACAATTTAACGGTAGGGACCCAATTAagtcaatttttcaatattaaggACCAAATTGGCGAAACCTAAGATAGGGATCTAACTGGGAAAATCCCACATAAATAAGGACTTTCGAAGGGGTTTAACAATTCTTAGTCATGTCataataatatagttttaatataGATTAACGATGGACATAGTTATGACACTCACATTTTTTTCTTGTGCAATTATACTAGGTTGAAGGTTAGATTTATATTtcttatagtttttattatggTTTTCAAAATGAGTCATTCGGACCAACTCGGCTCAACTCATTATGGGGCTAATCCAACCTAGTTTATttatcattgaaaaaaaaattaaatctgaCCCAGACCACCACAGGTTAATGGGTTAAATGAGTTGAttcactgactcacttaattacaatatttatatttaggaTCAATTAAACATATGATTTCattcacacaaaaaaataacaaaatcttCTCAACAAAATTTTGAGTAGCTTCGTAAtgatttagttttgtttttgcATAAAATTGAGTTACTAAGTATAAAGTTGTATATTTTTCATGTTGCCTAATTATTCTATACAAAAATGATTCCACGCCAGCCTCGGTTTTAAGATTTTGTAAAATGCATAACTTAACAAAAACAAtacttattagaaaaattacatCGGTTCGTGAGCCAACTCGACTCACCACAGATTCAACTCGAGTGAGCCGGATTCAAAATTAACCtgtattgaaattttaaattatttttttttcagcacAATCTGATCCGAACTCGTGGTGGACTGGATTGACTCACGAGTTCTAACTCGTTTTGACAACAATTTTCTACCTTTTTCACATCCTAACAATGCATAACTCTTCCTCCCATATTGACTATTAATTGGATCAAATCtcataataacaacaacaaacctaaGCTCTATAGAAATACCTTGCATCCACTCAAATAACTTATCATGTGTATAAAATACCTCATCAGTTATAAAATTCCTAGCATAATCACCATCAACCACTCATTTTTAGGGACAAAGATTTTATTTACTTCATCTGAGTGCATGAAgcctaaaaaataatatttcatctCCAATACGAAAATTGTAATCACCTACAAACAACACAAACTAATGAATACATAATTCTCTCCAAGCATAATTGCATAATTTCACATCAATGCATCTCATTTCCATATTACAATATTCGTGTTATGTACTGGATTACAAATCCGATATGACTGGGAAAAGAAAACCAGATTACAAAATTTGGGTGAATTGATGTGGACTAGATTATGAAATTCAGTATGAACTTATGGAATCTAATCAATAGATTTCAGAATGTAGTGTGCAACACTTGATTCGGGAAAACCGTACTAGATATCAAAATCTAgttaaattttctcaaataccAGATTTTGAAATCGAGTGAGTACACCCCCTAAAAATCCATACCAAATTTCATAATCCGGTCAACATCCATTTTCTGGATTTCGTTCTTCACTGATTCGATTTGTTATCCATATTTGGTGAACCAAACCAGAATGTGAAATCCGGTGAAAAAATTCCTTATAACCGAATTCCATAATCAAATTCTTCCACAACCAAAATCCAAAATACCCTAAATCATCACACCTGAAACCTCTTCTTTAATACTTCATACCAAAATGTTATCCGGATTTGAAGTTGAAGATTACTTTGTTGAAATAATCTTCGACCAAACCTCTTTGAATAAATGCTTAGTTCTTTAATGTAAAGCAAAACGAGATTTTTGTGAGCAAGAGGAAGAATGTTTGAATTTAGGTTAAGGAAGAAGAGTTTTAtggagaaaggaagaagagagctgtattaatttatttaattatttaatataggGATAAAAtgggaataaaaagaaaatttggagtgTAGGAAGAAATCTCTAATATTTAtgttgttaataaaataaataatcatgacaaaatatatatatatatatatcccgTGACAAGAAGTCAAATATGAAACTTAATTTACATTTATCAACACATAGTTTTCCTAAAAgtacttgatttttttttattaatatagtgAGAACAATACAATATGATCTACAttatcaaaaa from the Vigna angularis cultivar LongXiaoDou No.4 chromosome 3, ASM1680809v1, whole genome shotgun sequence genome contains:
- the LOC108325234 gene encoding guanine nucleotide-binding protein subunit gamma 1 isoform X2 — translated: MASETASSADEETVPVSAAGAGGIDKRGRHRILAELKRLDQDSKFLQEELEELEKTENVSTICTDAACYKTWKVGLIHYSQKSMDL